A genomic segment from Ornithorhynchus anatinus isolate Pmale09 chromosome 16, mOrnAna1.pri.v4, whole genome shotgun sequence encodes:
- the HSD17B7 gene encoding 3-keto-steroid reductase/17-beta-hydroxysteroid dehydrogenase 7 isoform X2: MGKVVVVTGASSGIGLALCRRLLAEDDSVRLCLACRDPRRAEAARASLLASHPDARLSSVRLDVSSLDSVLGAARDLRRRFRRLDFLYLNAGIMPNPKLNIKALVSSFFSRELFHVMSTADGLLTQEDGTTADGLREVFATNVFGHFVLIRELEPLLCRPDSPSRLVWTSSSNARRSNFSLDDVQHSRGREPYSSSKYVTDLLSVALNRKLNAQGVYSSVTCPGTVLTKLTYGILPPFVWTLLAPILWLLRFFVNSFTMTPYNGAEASVWLFHQTPESLNPLTKYHSSTSGLGRNYVRAQKMDVEEEAADELYGQLLDLERRLRARPHGREPE; encoded by the exons atggggaaggtggtggtggtgacggGCGCCAGCAG CGGCATCGGGCTGGCGCTGTGCCGGCGGCTCCTGGCCGAAGACGACTCGGTCCGGCTGTGCCTGGCCTGCCGCGACCCGCGGCGGGCGGAGGCCGCCCGGGCCTCCCTGCTGGCCTCCCACCCCGACGCCCGCCTCTCCTCCGTCCGCCTCGACGTCAGCAGCCTGGACTCCGTGCTCGGGGCCGCCCGGGACCTCCGACGCAG GTTTCGGCGGTTGGACTTCCTGTACCTCAACGCCGGGATCATGCCTAACCCCAAACTGAACATCAAAGCGCTCGTCTCCAGCTTTTTCTCCAG AGAGCTGTTCCACGTGATGTCCACCGCGGACGGACTGCTGACCCAGGAGGACGGCACCACGGCCGACGGACTGCGGGAGGTGTTCGCCACCAACGTCTTCGGCCACTTCGTCCTG ATCCGGGAGCTGGAGCCGCTGCTGTGCCGCCCCGACTCCCCCTCCCGCCTGGTCTGGACGTCCTCGAGCAACGCCCGGAGGTCCAACTTCAGCCTGGACGACGTCCAGCACAGCCGGGGCCGGGAGCCCTACAGCTCGTCCAAGTACGTCACCGACCTGCTGAGCGTCGCCCTCAACCGCAAGCTCAACGCCCAG GGCGTCTACTCGAGCGTGACCTGCCCGGGCACCGTCCTGACCAAACTGACGTACGGCATCCTGCCTCCGTTCGTCTGGACCCTCCTCGCGCCCATCCTGTGGCTG cTGCGCTTCTTCGTGAACTCCTTCACGATGACCCCCTACAACGGCGCCGAGGCCTCG GTGTGGCTGTTTCACCAGACCCCGGAGTCCCTGAACCCCCTGACCAAATACCACAGCTCCACCAGCGGGCTGGGACGCAACTACGTGAGGGCGCAGAAG ATGGACGTGGAAGAGGAGGCCGCCGACGAGCTGTACGGCCAGCTGCTGGACCTGGAGAGGCGCCTGAGGGCCCGACCCCACGGCC
- the HSD17B7 gene encoding 3-keto-steroid reductase/17-beta-hydroxysteroid dehydrogenase 7 isoform X1: MGKVVVVTGASSGIGLALCRRLLAEDDSVRLCLACRDPRRAEAARASLLASHPDARLSSVRLDVSSLDSVLGAARDLRRRFRRLDFLYLNAGIMPNPKLNIKALVSSFFSRELFHVMSTADGLLTQEDGTTADGLREVFATNVFGHFVLVEISTAGPFGRSPRAEHRPERGAGGDPVGPAALIPLGRMGRPRHGEIRELEPLLCRPDSPSRLVWTSSSNARRSNFSLDDVQHSRGREPYSSSKYVTDLLSVALNRKLNAQGVYSSVTCPGTVLTKLTYGILPPFVWTLLAPILWLLRFFVNSFTMTPYNGAEASVWLFHQTPESLNPLTKYHSSTSGLGRNYVRAQKMDVEEEAADELYGQLLDLERRLRARPHGREPE, translated from the exons atggggaaggtggtggtggtgacggGCGCCAGCAG CGGCATCGGGCTGGCGCTGTGCCGGCGGCTCCTGGCCGAAGACGACTCGGTCCGGCTGTGCCTGGCCTGCCGCGACCCGCGGCGGGCGGAGGCCGCCCGGGCCTCCCTGCTGGCCTCCCACCCCGACGCCCGCCTCTCCTCCGTCCGCCTCGACGTCAGCAGCCTGGACTCCGTGCTCGGGGCCGCCCGGGACCTCCGACGCAG GTTTCGGCGGTTGGACTTCCTGTACCTCAACGCCGGGATCATGCCTAACCCCAAACTGAACATCAAAGCGCTCGTCTCCAGCTTTTTCTCCAG AGAGCTGTTCCACGTGATGTCCACCGCGGACGGACTGCTGACCCAGGAGGACGGCACCACGGCCGACGGACTGCGGGAGGTGTTCGCCACCAACGTCTTCGGCCACTTCGTCCTGGTAGAAATAAGCACCGCGGGCCCTTTCGGGCGCTCACCccgggccgagcaccgtcccgagcgcggcgccgggggagacccggtgGGACCCGCGGCCCTCATCCCCCTCGGACGgatggggagaccgaggcacggagag ATCCGGGAGCTGGAGCCGCTGCTGTGCCGCCCCGACTCCCCCTCCCGCCTGGTCTGGACGTCCTCGAGCAACGCCCGGAGGTCCAACTTCAGCCTGGACGACGTCCAGCACAGCCGGGGCCGGGAGCCCTACAGCTCGTCCAAGTACGTCACCGACCTGCTGAGCGTCGCCCTCAACCGCAAGCTCAACGCCCAG GGCGTCTACTCGAGCGTGACCTGCCCGGGCACCGTCCTGACCAAACTGACGTACGGCATCCTGCCTCCGTTCGTCTGGACCCTCCTCGCGCCCATCCTGTGGCTG cTGCGCTTCTTCGTGAACTCCTTCACGATGACCCCCTACAACGGCGCCGAGGCCTCG GTGTGGCTGTTTCACCAGACCCCGGAGTCCCTGAACCCCCTGACCAAATACCACAGCTCCACCAGCGGGCTGGGACGCAACTACGTGAGGGCGCAGAAG ATGGACGTGGAAGAGGAGGCCGCCGACGAGCTGTACGGCCAGCTGCTGGACCTGGAGAGGCGCCTGAGGGCCCGACCCCACGGCC
- the HSD17B7 gene encoding 3-keto-steroid reductase/17-beta-hydroxysteroid dehydrogenase 7 isoform X3, translating to MGKVVVVTGASSGIGLALCRRLLAEDDSVRLCLACRDPRRAEAARASLLASHPDARLSSVRLDVSSLDSVLGAARDLRRRFRRLDFLYLNAGIMPNPKLNIKALVSSFFSRELFHVMSTADGLLTQEDGTTADGLREVFATNVFGHFVLVEISTAGPFGRSPRAEHRPERGAGGDPVGPAALIPLGRMGRPRHGEVRWDLF from the exons atggggaaggtggtggtggtgacggGCGCCAGCAG CGGCATCGGGCTGGCGCTGTGCCGGCGGCTCCTGGCCGAAGACGACTCGGTCCGGCTGTGCCTGGCCTGCCGCGACCCGCGGCGGGCGGAGGCCGCCCGGGCCTCCCTGCTGGCCTCCCACCCCGACGCCCGCCTCTCCTCCGTCCGCCTCGACGTCAGCAGCCTGGACTCCGTGCTCGGGGCCGCCCGGGACCTCCGACGCAG GTTTCGGCGGTTGGACTTCCTGTACCTCAACGCCGGGATCATGCCTAACCCCAAACTGAACATCAAAGCGCTCGTCTCCAGCTTTTTCTCCAG AGAGCTGTTCCACGTGATGTCCACCGCGGACGGACTGCTGACCCAGGAGGACGGCACCACGGCCGACGGACTGCGGGAGGTGTTCGCCACCAACGTCTTCGGCCACTTCGTCCTGGTAGAAATAAGCACCGCGGGCCCTTTCGGGCGCTCACCccgggccgagcaccgtcccgagcgcggcgccgggggagacccggtgGGACCCGCGGCCCTCATCCCCCTCGGACGgatggggagaccgaggcacggagaggttcggTGGGACTTATTCTAG